One Bombus pyrosoma isolate SC7728 linkage group LG7, ASM1482585v1, whole genome shotgun sequence genomic window carries:
- the LOC122569562 gene encoding aprataxin isoform X1: protein MLFITWTKCRKFVSQFTSTDAIAPKRRDWATGLLVSMEDPQYKVKENDKVVVIKDKYPKAQYHYLVIPKTDIPSLWHIKKENEDLLFHMHSVAEDLTQEHKESEFLIGYHAVPSMHRLHLHVISTDFNSPCLKTKYHWNSFTTPFFLHSADICNQLREKGELKKLKSEESAQHLNTPLKCHKCPTISKNMPDLKKHLLAHLSN from the exons ATGCTATTTATAACATGGACAAAGTgccgaaaatttgtttcacagt TTACATCAACCGATGCAATAGCTCCAAAGAGGCGTGATTGGGCAACAGGTTTGCTCGTTTCTATGGAAGATCCTCAGTATAAAGTAAAGGAAAATGATAAAGTTGTTGTCATCAAAGATAAATATCCAAAAGCCCAATATCACTATTTAGTTATACCAAAAACAGACATTCCGTCACTGTGGCacataaaaaaggaaaatgaagatTTATTGTTTCACATGCATAGCGTTGCTGAAGATTTAACTCAAGAACATAAAGAGTCTGAGTTCCT TATTGGATACCATGCTGTACCAAGCATGCACAGATTACATTTACACGTAATAAGTACAGATTTTAATAGTCCTTGTCTAAAGACCAAGTATCATTGGAATTCGTTTACAACTCCCTTCTTCTTACATTCAGCAG ACATTTGCAACCAGTTACGCGAGAAAGGTGAACTGAAAAAATTGAAGTCGGAAGAGAGCGCGCAACACTTGAATACTCCTCTAAAGTGTCACAAATGTCCAACCATTTCAAAGAATATGCCGGATTTAAAAAAGCATTTGTTGGCGCATTTGTCaaattaa
- the LOC122569562 gene encoding aprataxin isoform X2, which translates to MKRTLKVTSTDAIAPKRRDWATGLLVSMEDPQYKVKENDKVVVIKDKYPKAQYHYLVIPKTDIPSLWHIKKENEDLLFHMHSVAEDLTQEHKESEFLIGYHAVPSMHRLHLHVISTDFNSPCLKTKYHWNSFTTPFFLHSADICNQLREKGELKKLKSEESAQHLNTPLKCHKCPTISKNMPDLKKHLLAHLSN; encoded by the exons atgaaacgaaCCCTAAAAGTTACATCAACCGATGCAATAGCTCCAAAGAGGCGTGATTGGGCAACAGGTTTGCTCGTTTCTATGGAAGATCCTCAGTATAAAGTAAAGGAAAATGATAAAGTTGTTGTCATCAAAGATAAATATCCAAAAGCCCAATATCACTATTTAGTTATACCAAAAACAGACATTCCGTCACTGTGGCacataaaaaaggaaaatgaagatTTATTGTTTCACATGCATAGCGTTGCTGAAGATTTAACTCAAGAACATAAAGAGTCTGAGTTCCT TATTGGATACCATGCTGTACCAAGCATGCACAGATTACATTTACACGTAATAAGTACAGATTTTAATAGTCCTTGTCTAAAGACCAAGTATCATTGGAATTCGTTTACAACTCCCTTCTTCTTACATTCAGCAG ACATTTGCAACCAGTTACGCGAGAAAGGTGAACTGAAAAAATTGAAGTCGGAAGAGAGCGCGCAACACTTGAATACTCCTCTAAAGTGTCACAAATGTCCAACCATTTCAAAGAATATGCCGGATTTAAAAAAGCATTTGTTGGCGCATTTGTCaaattaa